A single genomic interval of uncultured Desulfobacter sp. harbors:
- a CDS encoding class III extradiol ring-cleavage dioxygenase, with protein sequence MTTPKADSAIIYIPHGGGPLPLLGHAGHEAMNIFLKGLAAMLPEPKAVVVISAHWETDPPMVISHPEPELVYDYYGFPRQAYEIAYPAAGHPELALKAVALLKEAGIKAKADAKRGFDHGVYIPLTLMLPKADVPCIQISLSKGLDPGRHLLMGEALRPLLKEKIWLLGSGFSFHNMRGFDLQAGPGPPSVLDFQNRSFQDWLKKTCADEKISPEQQKQNLLDWEHAPAARHCHPREEHLLPLMVCAGAAGYCPAHKAFDIKIMGRSSVSFFWRETVY encoded by the coding sequence ATGACGACACCGAAAGCTGACAGTGCCATTATTTATATCCCCCATGGCGGCGGGCCGTTACCCCTTCTGGGACATGCCGGACATGAGGCCATGAATATATTTTTAAAAGGGCTTGCCGCAATGCTGCCTGAACCTAAGGCTGTGGTGGTGATTTCCGCCCACTGGGAAACTGATCCGCCCATGGTAATCAGCCACCCCGAACCTGAGCTGGTTTACGATTATTACGGGTTTCCCAGGCAGGCCTATGAGATTGCGTATCCGGCTGCCGGCCACCCTGAGCTGGCGCTTAAGGCTGTTGCTCTGCTCAAAGAGGCCGGCATCAAGGCGAAGGCAGATGCCAAGCGGGGTTTTGATCATGGGGTTTATATCCCTTTAACCCTGATGCTGCCTAAAGCGGATGTCCCCTGCATCCAGATTTCCCTGTCTAAAGGTCTTGATCCCGGAAGACACCTGTTAATGGGTGAAGCCCTAAGACCGTTGCTCAAAGAAAAAATCTGGCTTCTGGGTTCAGGGTTTTCATTCCATAACATGAGGGGATTTGATCTGCAGGCAGGCCCCGGGCCTCCTTCGGTGCTGGATTTCCAGAACAGGTCTTTTCAGGATTGGCTTAAAAAAACCTGTGCCGATGAGAAAATTTCCCCTGAACAGCAAAAACAAAATCTTCTCGACTGGGAACATGCTCCGGCTGCAAGGCATTGTCACCCACGGGAAGAGCATTTGCTGCCCTTGATGGTGTGTGCCGGTGCTGCCG
- a CDS encoding diadenylate cyclase has protein sequence MEQLSLLFSGWRWQDMLDIVFNAYILFRLYVLFRGTNILRVIMAVVAMWILGRSANAMGLVITNWVMQGVITVATFIIIIVFRNEISGVVRTRSFGFFLWEIPRTQNNAPMRIITDAAVKLAESKIGALIVMPLKTGVDSIIASGVDIHASLSREMLVSIFWPNAPLHDGAAVIQGGKITRAGTILPLSQNRHLASKYGTRHRAALGLTEQSDALVIVVSEERGKVSLVKDNRIHEVRDPDKIEALIKKYIGGPEPAKKMRRQTRELLVAAMVCLLCTTGLWLSFSRGMETLANYDVPIEFMNSDKKINIIDTSASRSRLLISGARPLINALTLDQMSIKISLDGTAVGKNKLAITRQNVQLPPGIRLKNIEPDQVDVTLDAMAEKRVSVQADFSGKLPDGLIMTSISVIPETVKISGGGLTLDNVTTVFTEKIPLENLTRSGFVNAALVMSPATLRPDEKHKKVQIRYTISERKRNDDTES, from the coding sequence ATGGAACAACTCTCTTTATTATTTTCCGGTTGGCGCTGGCAGGATATGCTGGATATCGTTTTTAACGCATATATTCTCTTCCGTTTGTATGTATTGTTCCGGGGTACCAATATTCTGCGTGTTATCATGGCTGTGGTGGCGATGTGGATCCTCGGTCGCAGCGCCAACGCCATGGGACTGGTTATTACCAACTGGGTCATGCAGGGCGTGATCACCGTGGCGACTTTTATTATCATCATTGTATTTAGAAATGAAATATCAGGGGTGGTCAGAACACGCAGTTTCGGATTTTTTCTATGGGAAATTCCAAGGACCCAGAACAATGCACCGATGCGCATCATCACTGATGCCGCAGTGAAATTGGCCGAATCAAAAATCGGGGCATTGATCGTGATGCCGCTTAAAACAGGGGTGGACAGCATCATCGCCTCCGGGGTGGACATTCATGCGTCACTATCCAGGGAAATGTTGGTGAGTATTTTCTGGCCCAATGCACCGCTCCATGATGGTGCTGCTGTAATCCAGGGGGGAAAGATTACCCGGGCCGGGACGATTTTGCCCTTATCCCAGAATCGGCATCTGGCCTCGAAATACGGTACCCGGCACAGGGCTGCTCTGGGGCTTACCGAGCAGAGTGATGCCCTGGTGATTGTGGTCTCTGAGGAGCGTGGCAAAGTATCCCTTGTAAAAGACAACCGGATTCATGAGGTCAGGGATCCTGACAAGATTGAGGCGTTAATAAAAAAATATATTGGCGGGCCTGAACCGGCAAAGAAAATGCGCCGGCAGACCCGGGAGTTGCTTGTGGCAGCCATGGTTTGTCTTTTATGCACCACAGGCCTGTGGCTGAGTTTTTCAAGGGGCATGGAGACATTGGCCAACTATGATGTTCCCATTGAGTTCATGAATTCTGACAAAAAAATTAATATTATTGACACATCTGCTTCCAGGTCCAGGCTTCTGATCAGCGGTGCACGGCCTTTGATCAACGCGTTGACCCTGGATCAGATGAGCATCAAGATATCCCTTGACGGAACAGCCGTGGGAAAAAATAAATTGGCCATTACCAGGCAGAATGTCCAGTTGCCGCCAGGCATCCGCCTGAAGAACATTGAACCGGATCAGGTGGACGTGACCCTGGACGCCATGGCGGAGAAGCGGGTATCGGTACAGGCCGACTTTTCGGGAAAATTGCCGGACGGCCTTATTATGACCAGTATCAGCGTTATCCCTGAAACGGTCAAAATCTCAGGTGGCGGGCTTACCCTGGACAATGTAACCACGGTGTTTACCGAGAAAATTCCCCTTGAAAATTTAACAAGGTCCGGCTTTGTTAACGCGGCACTGGTCATGAGCCCTGCCACCCTGCGGCCGGATGAAAAGCATAAAAAGGTACAGATTCGATATACCATCTCCGAAAGAAAGCGCAATGACGACACCGAAAGCTGA
- a CDS encoding DUF2914 domain-containing protein, whose amino-acid sequence MVTEDSNMPDFNARKFPFGLFRLLIVCGLVGFLFIPAGVGLADQPRMVLANAVMCERISNFRPVNPAVVFSVSLGEVFCFSEFDPVYEKTAIFHNWYKKEKLIFSMRLVLSVPKWSSFSRVQMRDADKGPWRVEIRDGDNNILKTLRFSMSD is encoded by the coding sequence ATGGTAACAGAGGACAGTAATATGCCGGATTTCAATGCAAGGAAATTCCCTTTTGGGCTTTTCCGGCTTCTCATTGTTTGCGGACTGGTTGGATTTTTGTTTATACCGGCCGGCGTCGGTCTGGCTGACCAACCTCGTATGGTTTTGGCCAACGCGGTTATGTGTGAACGCATATCCAATTTCAGGCCGGTGAATCCGGCCGTTGTTTTTTCCGTTTCCCTGGGAGAGGTTTTCTGCTTTTCTGAATTTGATCCCGTGTATGAAAAAACAGCGATTTTTCATAACTGGTATAAAAAAGAGAAACTTATTTTTTCCATGCGTCTTGTTCTTTCCGTGCCCAAATGGTCTTCCTTTTCAAGGGTCCAGATGCGAGACGCGGATAAAGGACCCTGGCGGGTGGAAATCAGGGATGGCGACAATAATATTTTAAAAACCTTAAGGTTCAGCATGTCTGATTGA
- a CDS encoding RNA-binding S4 domain-containing protein, with amino-acid sequence MTENRIVYITHAPVELYKVLKFENFASSGGEAKHMIADGLVRVNGRVETRKRKKILPGDVIELYDSCLEIQRDSI; translated from the coding sequence ATGACTGAGAACAGAATCGTTTATATTACCCATGCGCCTGTGGAATTGTACAAGGTGCTCAAGTTTGAAAATTTTGCGTCCAGCGGAGGCGAGGCCAAGCATATGATTGCCGACGGGTTGGTTCGGGTGAACGGCCGGGTTGAAACAAGAAAAAGGAAAAAGATTCTTCCAGGCGATGTTATAGAACTTTATGACAGTTGTCTTGAAATTCAGAGGGATTCCATTTAA
- a CDS encoding acetate--CoA ligase family protein, whose translation MIRRRKRLLYSQTRLTDANSLFKQNNKPGLNMVLDIDFDSIEQIFSNAWDQGRDFLFEFEVYELLAKSGAETLPRARLIERGVRIPDDELVAMPGEKSVLKIVSPYIVHKTEVGGVRVVDKAPDKIRSAVRRMLYEVPENYAAGLARAQESLPAHYQGLTGDTLTAAVSRDIKGVLQVQYMPPDSAAFGNELIVGLRHTREFGTILSAGLGGTDTELYAKRFRKGQAIVAASPAMCTKERFFQLYRKTISYRKLAGLTRGQRRIVTDEQLVECFESFIRMGNTYCCENPEAVFVIDELEINPFAFSDFLMVPLDGMCRFSKQKRTVPKRPLSKINNLLHPVRMGIIGVSSTRKNFGRIILDNVLAQGFDPENMVIFKKGMAQFQGIDCLPDLAALENRGKVKLDLFIVAVEADQVPALVEDVIKKDAAHAVMLISGGLGETHDSKNKAGRVVDAICKARTRPDTDGGPVFLGANCMGVISLPGSFDTWFIPKEKLPKDRSRPRSFSRAALISQSGAFMVYRSHQCPQLAPAYMISMGNQTDLTLGDMMTYFKDSDQVDVIAVYAEGFNYLDGLAFCRAVRDAVLAGKEVVFYKAGRTPEGQAATSSHTASLAGDYMVCESCVSQAGAIVARTFSEFQELMLLAETLNTKIIHGNRLAAVSGAGFEAVGMADSIQSDDFTMEFARFGNKTIADLRSVLAAKGLDRLVTISNPIDINPAADDQVHSDIAAILCRDPGVDAVILSMDPMSPAMQTLDTAPEDRFSMHHKDAILQRLTHLNNNCATPIVAVVDGGRLYDPLRDALMAGGIPVFNVCDGAVAALSLYIQGRLRAHTIRELDDKG comes from the coding sequence TTGATAAGACGACGCAAACGCCTGCTTTATTCGCAAACACGGTTGACGGATGCTAACAGCCTGTTTAAACAAAACAACAAACCGGGGTTAAACATGGTCTTGGATATTGACTTTGATTCCATTGAACAGATTTTTTCCAACGCCTGGGACCAGGGACGCGATTTTCTTTTTGAATTCGAAGTATACGAACTTTTGGCGAAATCCGGGGCTGAAACCTTGCCCCGGGCCCGGCTGATTGAGCGTGGGGTCCGGATTCCGGATGACGAGCTTGTGGCCATGCCGGGTGAGAAAAGCGTATTAAAGATTGTTTCTCCTTATATTGTCCATAAGACGGAAGTGGGCGGGGTCAGGGTGGTGGATAAGGCGCCCGATAAGATCCGTTCTGCCGTGCGCCGGATGTTATACGAGGTGCCGGAAAACTATGCAGCCGGCCTGGCCCGTGCCCAGGAAAGCCTGCCCGCGCATTATCAGGGCCTGACTGGTGACACCCTGACAGCTGCAGTTTCCCGGGACATTAAAGGCGTACTCCAGGTGCAGTATATGCCCCCGGATTCGGCCGCTTTTGGCAATGAGCTTATTGTTGGGCTTCGCCATACCCGGGAATTCGGCACCATATTGTCTGCCGGATTAGGCGGTACAGACACGGAATTATATGCCAAGCGGTTCAGGAAAGGCCAGGCCATTGTGGCGGCCTCCCCGGCCATGTGCACCAAAGAGCGCTTTTTCCAGTTGTACCGCAAGACCATTTCCTACAGAAAGCTTGCCGGTTTAACCAGGGGACAGCGCCGTATCGTTACGGACGAGCAATTGGTGGAGTGTTTTGAGTCTTTTATCCGTATGGGCAATACCTATTGTTGTGAAAATCCAGAGGCGGTTTTTGTTATAGACGAGCTTGAGATCAATCCCTTTGCCTTTTCCGATTTTCTTATGGTGCCTCTGGACGGGATGTGCCGGTTTTCAAAGCAGAAAAGAACCGTCCCGAAACGTCCGCTCTCAAAAATTAATAATCTGCTTCATCCGGTACGCATGGGTATCATCGGTGTCTCTTCCACCCGGAAGAATTTTGGCCGTATTATTTTGGATAATGTTTTGGCCCAGGGGTTTGATCCTGAAAATATGGTGATTTTTAAAAAAGGCATGGCGCAATTCCAGGGCATTGACTGCCTGCCTGATTTGGCGGCACTGGAAAACAGGGGCAAGGTGAAACTTGACCTGTTTATTGTGGCGGTAGAGGCTGATCAAGTGCCTGCTTTGGTTGAGGATGTCATAAAAAAGGATGCCGCCCATGCTGTTATGCTAATTTCCGGAGGCTTAGGCGAGACCCATGACAGCAAGAATAAGGCCGGACGGGTCGTCGATGCCATCTGTAAAGCCCGCACCCGCCCGGATACCGACGGCGGTCCGGTGTTTTTAGGTGCCAATTGCATGGGGGTGATTTCTTTGCCCGGCAGCTTTGATACCTGGTTTATACCTAAAGAAAAACTGCCCAAGGACAGATCCCGCCCCAGGTCATTCTCCAGGGCGGCCCTGATCAGCCAGAGCGGGGCCTTTATGGTGTACCGAAGCCACCAGTGTCCCCAATTGGCACCGGCGTATATGATTTCCATGGGTAACCAGACCGATTTGACTTTGGGCGACATGATGACATATTTTAAGGACAGTGATCAGGTGGATGTGATTGCCGTATATGCTGAAGGCTTTAATTACCTGGACGGCCTGGCATTCTGCCGGGCGGTCAGGGATGCGGTCCTGGCAGGCAAAGAAGTAGTGTTTTATAAGGCAGGCCGGACCCCGGAAGGCCAAGCCGCCACCTCCAGTCATACTGCCTCCCTTGCCGGAGATTATATGGTCTGCGAAAGCTGTGTTTCCCAGGCCGGTGCCATTGTTGCAAGAACCTTCAGTGAATTTCAGGAACTTATGCTGCTGGCCGAAACATTAAATACCAAAATCATTCATGGCAACCGCCTGGCTGCCGTCAGCGGTGCCGGGTTTGAAGCCGTGGGCATGGCTGATTCCATCCAAAGTGATGATTTTACCATGGAATTTGCCCGATTCGGCAATAAAACCATAGCCGACCTGCGGTCTGTACTGGCGGCCAAGGGGCTGGACCGTCTGGTGACCATATCCAATCCCATTGATATTAATCCGGCGGCCGATGACCAGGTCCACAGTGACATTGCCGCAATCCTTTGCCGGGACCCCGGCGTGGATGCTGTAATTCTCAGTATGGATCCCATGTCTCCGGCCATGCAGACCCTGGACACCGCCCCGGAAGACCGGTTTTCCATGCACCATAAAGATGCCATTCTACAACGATTGACACACCTGAATAATAACTGTGCAACCCCCATTGTGGCTGTGGTGGACGGCGGCAGGCTTTATGACCCGTTGCGTGACGCCCTGATGGCAGGCGGCATTCCTGTTTTCAACGTCTGCGATGGTGCGGTGGCGGCCCTGTCGCTTTATATTCAGGGGCGGTTACGCGCCCATACCATCCGTGAGTTAGACGACAAAGGATAA
- a CDS encoding response regulator: MLIILFVSIFAANICLAGSPTNQVIVAVGTDSIPQINRDGSGLEDQENADRNTGFSLSHDEKQWLKSHPIVRLGIDPVWPPFEFYSKTYGYSGMASEYIKKIEKQLTISLQPQAGLTWPEAMDKGRSKEIDLFPCITPSPKRAQFLNFTTPYLSFPMVIAAGTNFPFISGLKDLKDKTIAVVNGYVSQEILKKDFPELKLSPVESVTEGLKRISENRADVFVGNLASITYCAKQTGLTNIKISAVTPYKFELSMGVRKDWPQLVSILDKILTNMPESEKNRIRDNWIRMQFEHQTNWTLLWQWILGITLLSCIILGIILFSKNKLKKEVAERKRVECQVQRLSQAVEQSPVCVLITNPDGDIEYVNPFFSEVTGYAADEAIGQNPRILKSGNTPPETYTMLWKTITAGKVWKGEFQNKKKDGELIWERASISPIFSETGETTHYLCIKEDITQQKAMKDSLIDSHKKLAVAVAEAREERQKALAADEAKSEFLANMSHEIRTPMNAIIGMTHLIMQTRMDTKQMDYAAKIDTSAKSLLNLINDILDFSKIEAGKMDMEIVPFNLDETMEKFADLITVKAAAKNDLEVLFSMDPKIPNSLKGDPLRLNQILVNLGNNAVKFTEKGHIIVSVDMLNMQKNQVILKFCVTDTGIGMTPEQQKKVFDVFSQADSSTTRKYGGTGLGLAISKRIVDMMGGEIFLESIAGKGSTFSFTLPMEISQEKTPRLPELEDAITGIKVLVIDDNPASRQIFVQLLNNFSITTRDAGSGKDGLSIMTAAEQPYDLVLVDLQMPDMNGFETVREIRKIAPADQRPKIILACAREDEQVRSQAGSMGIECVIVKPTTASQLFNSLLSAFGRQTLLPSQKIEAQKLPRTILGANILLVEDHDINQQVAKEILENAGFFIQIANNGKEALSMALSQDFDLILMDLQMPVMDGYQATREIRRHKTAGDLPIVAMTASAMPRDREKAMAAGMNSHVSKPIDLKELFHTLARFIKPGERPLPKAFGEKTDKKSVLNDVPGISVQQALSRLDKNEALYLDLLDKFKQNYAHADRDLRALIEKGQDEDAHLLAHSIKGVAGNIGMTDLQAAAAKLETAFRDGVSSEYDTLITLFSQALSPALSSVDQLTGSLVKNAPLQKNLEIKSEKELALMLKDLAPFVKNQEAKPAKERIKKINALAWPKHIESDIAELARLISGYQFKPAAQIIEKVMVKLEGIE; this comes from the coding sequence ATGTTAATCATCTTATTCGTATCCATTTTTGCGGCAAACATCTGTTTGGCAGGCAGCCCAACCAACCAGGTTATCGTGGCTGTGGGTACGGACAGCATCCCCCAGATCAACCGCGATGGGAGCGGGCTGGAGGACCAGGAAAATGCCGACCGGAACACCGGTTTTTCACTCTCTCACGATGAAAAGCAATGGCTGAAATCCCATCCGATCGTAAGGCTGGGGATTGATCCGGTCTGGCCACCATTTGAATTCTATTCCAAAACATACGGTTATTCGGGCATGGCTTCCGAATATATTAAAAAAATTGAAAAACAACTCACTATATCCCTGCAACCCCAGGCCGGTTTGACCTGGCCTGAAGCCATGGACAAGGGGCGCTCAAAAGAGATTGACCTGTTTCCCTGCATTACCCCCAGCCCCAAACGGGCACAGTTTCTTAATTTCACCACCCCATATCTGTCGTTCCCTATGGTCATTGCCGCCGGAACGAATTTTCCTTTTATCAGCGGACTTAAAGATCTAAAGGACAAAACAATTGCAGTAGTGAATGGCTATGTATCCCAGGAAATTCTTAAAAAAGATTTTCCAGAACTGAAACTGTCACCTGTTGAATCGGTGACTGAGGGCCTCAAGCGGATCAGCGAAAATAGAGCAGATGTGTTTGTGGGAAACCTTGCCTCCATTACCTATTGCGCCAAACAAACAGGACTGACCAATATCAAAATTTCCGCGGTGACCCCCTACAAATTTGAACTCTCCATGGGGGTACGCAAGGATTGGCCCCAACTGGTCTCTATTCTTGACAAAATTTTAACGAACATGCCGGAATCTGAAAAAAACAGAATCCGGGATAACTGGATCCGCATGCAGTTTGAGCATCAAACCAACTGGACCCTTCTGTGGCAATGGATTCTGGGGATAACCCTTCTCTCATGTATCATCCTGGGCATTATTCTTTTTTCCAAAAATAAACTTAAAAAAGAGGTGGCCGAAAGAAAACGAGTGGAATGCCAGGTCCAAAGATTGTCCCAGGCTGTGGAGCAAAGCCCGGTTTGTGTGCTGATTACCAATCCTGACGGCGATATCGAGTACGTAAATCCTTTCTTTTCCGAGGTCACCGGATATGCGGCCGATGAAGCCATAGGTCAAAACCCGCGTATTTTAAAATCCGGCAACACACCGCCTGAAACCTACACCATGTTATGGAAAACCATAACTGCCGGCAAGGTCTGGAAAGGTGAATTTCAAAACAAAAAAAAAGACGGTGAACTCATCTGGGAAAGGGCCAGTATTTCCCCCATTTTTTCCGAAACAGGGGAGACAACCCATTATTTGTGCATCAAAGAGGATATTACACAACAAAAAGCCATGAAAGACTCTTTGATCGACAGTCACAAAAAATTAGCCGTAGCCGTGGCCGAAGCCAGGGAGGAAAGGCAAAAAGCCCTGGCAGCAGACGAGGCAAAAAGTGAATTTCTGGCCAATATGAGCCATGAGATCCGGACCCCCATGAATGCGATCATCGGCATGACTCATCTGATCATGCAGACCCGGATGGACACAAAACAAATGGATTACGCGGCCAAAATCGATACCTCTGCCAAATCCCTGCTGAACCTGATCAACGATATTCTGGATTTTTCCAAAATTGAAGCCGGCAAGATGGACATGGAAATTGTGCCGTTCAACCTGGATGAAACCATGGAAAAGTTTGCCGATCTGATCACGGTCAAAGCCGCTGCCAAAAACGATCTTGAAGTGCTGTTCAGCATGGACCCTAAAATTCCAAACAGCCTCAAAGGCGACCCGTTAAGGCTGAATCAAATTCTGGTCAACCTGGGCAATAATGCCGTAAAATTCACCGAGAAAGGTCACATCATTGTGTCGGTGGATATGCTTAACATGCAAAAAAATCAGGTTATTTTAAAATTCTGCGTTACGGACACGGGCATTGGCATGACACCGGAACAGCAGAAAAAAGTGTTCGACGTGTTCAGCCAGGCGGATTCCTCCACAACCCGGAAATACGGGGGTACAGGATTAGGTCTTGCCATTTCAAAGCGGATTGTTGATATGATGGGCGGCGAAATATTTCTTGAAAGCATCGCCGGAAAAGGCAGTACCTTCTCCTTTACCCTGCCCATGGAAATCAGTCAGGAAAAGACACCCAGACTTCCCGAACTGGAAGATGCCATAACCGGGATCAAGGTACTGGTCATTGATGATAATCCCGCATCCCGGCAAATTTTTGTCCAACTGCTCAACAATTTCTCCATCACCACCCGGGATGCAGGGTCCGGAAAAGATGGGCTTTCCATAATGACCGCAGCTGAACAGCCCTATGATCTTGTGCTGGTTGATCTTCAGATGCCGGACATGAACGGTTTTGAAACCGTACGGGAAATCCGGAAGATTGCCCCGGCCGATCAGCGGCCCAAGATCATCCTGGCCTGCGCCAGGGAAGATGAGCAGGTTCGTTCCCAGGCCGGGAGTATGGGAATTGAATGTGTTATTGTTAAACCCACCACCGCCTCGCAGCTTTTTAACAGTCTGCTTAGTGCCTTTGGCCGTCAGACACTGCTGCCCAGCCAAAAAATTGAGGCACAAAAACTTCCCAGAACCATTCTGGGAGCCAACATTCTTCTGGTGGAGGACCACGACATCAACCAACAGGTTGCAAAAGAAATTCTGGAAAACGCCGGATTTTTTATCCAAATTGCAAATAATGGAAAAGAAGCCCTTTCCATGGCTCTATCCCAGGATTTTGACCTGATCCTCATGGATCTTCAAATGCCGGTGATGGACGGTTACCAGGCGACCCGTGAAATACGGCGGCACAAAACCGCCGGGGATCTGCCCATTGTGGCCATGACAGCCTCTGCCATGCCCCGGGACCGAGAGAAGGCCATGGCGGCAGGCATGAATTCTCATGTGAGCAAACCCATTGATCTAAAAGAGTTATTCCATACTCTTGCCCGGTTTATCAAGCCTGGAGAAAGGCCCCTGCCAAAAGCCTTTGGCGAAAAAACAGACAAAAAAAGCGTCCTGAATGACGTTCCGGGAATATCAGTACAGCAGGCCCTTTCCCGTTTGGATAAAAATGAAGCACTCTACCTGGACCTGCTGGATAAATTCAAACAAAATTATGCACATGCAGACCGTGATTTAAGGGCGCTCATAGAAAAGGGGCAGGATGAGGATGCCCACCTGCTGGCCCATTCCATCAAAGGTGTGGCCGGTAATATCGGTATGACAGACCTGCAGGCGGCGGCAGCCAAACTGGAAACAGCCTTCCGTGACGGGGTGTCATCTGAATATGACACACTGATAACACTGTTTTCCCAAGCGTTATCCCCTGCCTTGTCTTCGGTGGATCAACTGACAGGATCACTTGTCAAAAACGCGCCGTTGCAGAAAAATCTTGAAATCAAGTCCGAAAAAGAACTGGCCTTGATGTTAAAAGACCTTGCCCCGTTCGTAAAAAACCAGGAGGCAAAACCGGCAAAGGAGCGAATTAAAAAAATAAACGCCCTGGCATGGCCAAAGCATATAGAGTCTGATATAGCAGAGTTAGCTCGCCTGATTTCCGGGTACCAATTCAAACCGGCGGCACAAATTATTGAAAAGGTAATGGTGAAGCTGGAAGGTATAGAATAA
- a CDS encoding two-component system response regulator yields MTDLSQMRVLVVDDVESNVDILVETLGDDYRVSVAMDGESALEIIEETPPDIILMDIMMPGIDGYEVCERLKSKTETRDIPVVFLTALSEEENETKGLALGAVDYITKPFRPAIVKARVKNHLELKQHKDHLENLVAKRTQELLLTQEISMECIGSLAEFRDPETGGHIKRTQRYIKALGNQLKTLPQFKEILHEEIIDRIYKCAPLHDIGKVAIPDAILKKPGKLTKEEFDVMKTHTTHGHKVLLSGKTRLDTGPYLKCAAEIALTHHEKWDGSGYPRGLSGDKIPVEGRLMAIADVYDALVSKRVYKPPFPHSQAMAYIIKGRGQHFDPEMVEVFKDHAEVFRAIAIEFADHHDEIKTLQY; encoded by the coding sequence ATGACCGACTTATCTCAAATGCGTGTCCTGGTGGTAGATGATGTTGAAAGCAATGTGGATATCCTGGTGGAGACCCTTGGCGACGATTACCGGGTCAGTGTAGCCATGGACGGCGAGTCGGCCCTGGAAATTATTGAGGAAACGCCGCCGGATATTATTCTTATGGATATCATGATGCCCGGCATAGACGGATACGAAGTGTGTGAAAGACTTAAGTCCAAAACCGAGACCCGGGATATCCCGGTTGTATTTTTGACGGCCCTGTCCGAAGAGGAAAATGAAACCAAGGGACTTGCCTTAGGCGCGGTGGATTATATTACAAAACCCTTCAGGCCGGCAATCGTCAAAGCCCGTGTTAAAAATCATCTGGAATTAAAACAACACAAAGACCATTTGGAAAATCTGGTCGCCAAGAGAACCCAGGAATTATTATTAACCCAGGAAATCAGCATGGAATGCATCGGCAGCCTGGCTGAATTTCGAGATCCCGAGACCGGTGGACATATCAAGCGGACCCAGCGTTATATTAAAGCACTTGGAAACCAGCTTAAAACGTTGCCCCAATTTAAAGAAATACTACATGAAGAGATCATTGACCGAATCTATAAATGCGCACCATTGCATGATATCGGAAAAGTTGCCATCCCTGATGCCATCCTTAAAAAACCGGGGAAACTGACCAAAGAAGAGTTCGATGTGATGAAAACCCATACCACGCATGGACATAAGGTATTGCTGTCCGGCAAAACACGTCTGGACACAGGCCCTTATCTAAAATGTGCGGCTGAAATTGCCTTGACCCACCATGAAAAATGGGACGGTTCCGGTTATCCCCGGGGGCTTTCAGGAGATAAGATCCCTGTGGAAGGGCGATTGATGGCCATTGCGGATGTGTATGACGCCCTGGTCTCCAAGCGGGTATACAAGCCGCCATTTCCCCATTCACAAGCCATGGCCTATATTATTAAGGGAAGAGGACAACATTTTGACCCTGAAATGGTGGAAGTATTTAAAGACCATGCCGAAGTGTTCAGAGCCATTGCCATAGAATTTGCAGACCATCATGATGAAATTAAAACACTGCAGTATTAG